The Chitinophaga sp. H8 genome contains a region encoding:
- a CDS encoding sodium/sugar symporter produces the protein MQVLARQDYIVFLIYFLIVALYGWWVYRRKQSAATGVKDYFLAEGSLTWWAIGASLIASNISAEQFIGMSGSGFKMGLAIASYEWMSALTLIVVAVFFIPVYLKNKIYTMPQFLSRRYNDTVSMIMAVFWLLLYVVVNLTSILYLGALAINSISGINLHQCMLGLAFFAIVIALGGMKVIGYTDVIQVFFLMLGGLVTTYLALSLVAEQEGGSGVFQGFTMMTTKAGDHFHMIFDKDNPNYMDLPGLSVLLGGLWIANLNYWGCNQYITQRALGADLRTARNGILFAAFLKLLMPLIVVLPGIAAYVLYNQDVFQTQMMQGGEVNPDRAYPVLLNLLPTGLKGLSFAALTAAVVASLAGKINSIATIFTLDIYKKVMRPDATEKHMVWIGKLTVVAGMLIAVVIAPHLGIDKKGGFQYIQEYTGFVSPGIFAMFILGFFWKKTTANAALFATIGGFILSVCLKFLPLVVNLSFLAPLGFSKDVGGGVYEIPFLDRMAIVFLLCVGVMYIMSVRAHRRGEQPQGLEVDKRMFRPTPGFIAGSLIICGILVALYTVFW, from the coding sequence ATGCAGGTGCTTGCTAGGCAGGATTATATCGTTTTTCTGATTTATTTTTTGATTGTCGCTTTATATGGCTGGTGGGTATACCGGAGAAAGCAGTCGGCCGCCACGGGAGTAAAGGATTATTTTTTAGCAGAAGGGTCGCTTACCTGGTGGGCTATTGGCGCCTCTTTGATTGCTTCCAATATTTCTGCGGAGCAATTTATCGGTATGAGTGGTTCCGGCTTTAAAATGGGGCTGGCCATTGCTTCTTATGAATGGATGTCGGCGCTTACCCTGATAGTGGTTGCTGTATTTTTTATCCCGGTGTATCTTAAAAACAAGATTTATACCATGCCGCAGTTTCTCAGCAGGCGGTATAATGATACGGTGAGTATGATCATGGCGGTGTTCTGGTTGTTGCTGTATGTAGTAGTAAACCTCACTTCTATTCTGTACCTGGGAGCGTTGGCCATCAACAGTATTTCAGGGATCAACCTGCACCAGTGTATGCTGGGGCTGGCCTTCTTTGCTATCGTAATCGCCCTGGGAGGCATGAAGGTAATCGGGTATACGGATGTGATACAGGTCTTTTTCCTGATGCTGGGAGGGTTGGTTACCACTTACCTGGCATTGAGTCTGGTAGCAGAACAGGAAGGAGGAAGTGGTGTGTTCCAGGGATTTACCATGATGACAACGAAAGCGGGCGATCATTTCCACATGATATTTGATAAGGATAATCCCAACTATATGGACCTGCCAGGGTTAAGTGTATTGCTGGGAGGGCTTTGGATTGCCAATCTGAATTACTGGGGCTGTAATCAGTATATTACCCAGCGGGCGTTGGGCGCAGATCTGCGTACTGCCCGCAATGGGATTTTATTTGCAGCGTTTTTAAAACTGCTAATGCCGCTTATTGTGGTATTGCCAGGTATTGCCGCGTATGTATTGTATAACCAGGATGTATTTCAGACGCAAATGATGCAGGGAGGGGAAGTAAACCCGGACAGGGCATACCCGGTATTGCTGAACCTGCTGCCTACGGGTTTAAAAGGGTTGTCTTTTGCCGCATTAACAGCAGCGGTAGTAGCCTCTCTGGCAGGTAAAATCAATAGTATTGCTACAATATTTACTCTGGATATTTATAAAAAAGTGATGCGGCCGGATGCTACAGAAAAGCATATGGTATGGATAGGGAAACTCACTGTAGTAGCAGGTATGTTGATCGCGGTAGTCATTGCACCACATCTGGGCATTGACAAAAAAGGAGGATTCCAGTACATACAGGAATATACGGGCTTTGTATCACCGGGTATTTTTGCTATGTTCATACTCGGATTCTTCTGGAAGAAAACGACGGCCAACGCTGCTTTGTTTGCCACCATTGGAGGGTTTATATTATCCGTGTGTTTAAAGTTCTTGCCGCTGGTGGTAAACCTGTCATTCCTGGCACCGTTGGGCTTTTCGAAAGACGTAGGCGGAGGAGTTTATGAGATTCCTTTCCTGGATAGAATGGCGATTGTTTTTTTACTTTGTGTGGGGGTGATGTATATCATGAGTGTAAGGGCGCATCGCCGGGGTGAGCAGCCACAGGGATTGGAGGTAGACAAGCGTATGTTCCGCCCTACGCCTGGTTTTATAGCAGGCTCGCTGATCATCTGTGGCATACTGGTAGCCCTTTATACGGTTTTCTGGTAA
- a CDS encoding IlvD/Edd family dehydratase has protein sequence MEANKQRSQNWFGREGKDGFIYRAWMKNQGVPPHQFQGKPVIGICNTWSELTPCNAHFRELAVAVKNGIYEAGGYPVEFPVMSLGETLMKPTAMLYRNLVSMDVEESIRANPMDGVVLLCGCDKTTPALVMGASSVNLPTIVVSGGPMLTGKHKGRDIGTSDIWRFSEQHRAGKMTQEEMLMAEAGMCRSSGHCAVMGTASTMASMVESLGLSLPENAAIPAADARRKVLAHLSGMRIVEMVKENRKLSDILTKEAFENAIMANAAIGGSTNFVIHLLAIAGRIGVKLSMEDFERVAAKIPLLVNLQPSGKYFMEDLYYAGGIPAVLKELKGVLNNDCLTVNGKTVQENYEQRECYNREVIATIDKPFNQISGVIVLKGNLCEHGAVIKPSAATPALLQHEGRAVVFENIEDYKHRIDDPALDVDENSVLVLKNVGPKGYPGMPEVGNMGIPTKLLEKGVTDMVRISDGRMSGTGFGTVVLHVSPEAAVGGTLGIVESGDVIVLDVANRKLELKVSDEEIQQRKAKWKSTVNIVERGYVHLYQQHVQQAHLGADFDFLNGCSGGDVVRDSH, from the coding sequence ATGGAAGCAAATAAACAGAGAAGTCAAAACTGGTTTGGACGGGAGGGAAAAGATGGATTTATATACCGCGCCTGGATGAAAAATCAAGGTGTTCCCCCTCACCAGTTTCAGGGCAAACCCGTGATTGGCATTTGTAATACCTGGTCGGAGTTAACACCATGTAATGCACATTTCCGGGAGCTGGCCGTAGCTGTAAAGAATGGGATCTATGAAGCCGGAGGATATCCGGTAGAGTTTCCGGTAATGTCATTGGGAGAAACACTGATGAAACCCACCGCGATGTTGTACCGTAATCTGGTGAGCATGGATGTGGAGGAGTCTATCAGGGCTAATCCGATGGATGGTGTGGTATTACTCTGTGGTTGTGATAAAACCACTCCGGCCCTGGTGATGGGGGCCAGCAGTGTGAACCTACCTACGATTGTCGTATCCGGAGGGCCGATGCTTACGGGTAAGCACAAGGGCAGGGATATTGGCACCTCTGATATATGGCGTTTCAGTGAGCAGCACCGGGCCGGGAAGATGACACAGGAGGAAATGCTGATGGCAGAAGCAGGAATGTGCCGGAGCAGCGGGCATTGCGCTGTGATGGGAACTGCTTCCACGATGGCTTCCATGGTAGAATCATTGGGCTTGTCGCTGCCCGAAAATGCAGCTATTCCGGCAGCAGATGCCCGCAGGAAAGTATTGGCGCATTTGTCCGGTATGCGTATTGTTGAAATGGTAAAAGAAAACAGGAAGTTATCAGATATTCTCACCAAAGAAGCATTTGAAAATGCTATTATGGCGAATGCTGCTATAGGAGGCTCTACCAATTTTGTGATACACCTGCTGGCCATTGCCGGGAGGATAGGTGTAAAGCTCAGTATGGAAGATTTTGAACGTGTAGCAGCAAAGATTCCTTTGCTGGTAAACCTGCAGCCTTCAGGAAAATATTTCATGGAAGACCTCTATTATGCTGGCGGGATCCCCGCTGTATTAAAAGAGCTGAAAGGGGTATTGAACAACGACTGTCTGACGGTAAACGGAAAGACGGTGCAGGAGAATTACGAGCAGCGGGAGTGTTATAACCGGGAGGTGATTGCCACAATAGATAAACCTTTTAACCAGATATCCGGTGTAATTGTATTAAAGGGCAATTTATGCGAGCATGGCGCTGTGATAAAACCATCAGCCGCCACGCCGGCATTACTGCAGCATGAAGGTCGTGCAGTAGTATTTGAAAATATTGAGGATTACAAGCACCGCATTGATGATCCGGCGTTGGACGTAGATGAAAATAGTGTATTAGTATTGAAGAATGTAGGGCCTAAAGGATATCCTGGTATGCCGGAAGTAGGTAATATGGGCATCCCTACCAAACTGCTGGAAAAAGGGGTGACGGATATGGTACGTATCTCTGATGGCAGAATGAGCGGCACCGGTTTTGGTACCGTGGTATTGCATGTATCGCCGGAGGCTGCCGTAGGCGGTACTTTGGGGATTGTGGAAAGCGGAGATGTGATTGTCCTGGATGTAGCTAACAGGAAACTGGAACTGAAGGTTTCTGATGAGGAGATCCAGCAGCGGAAAGCTAAATGGAAAAGCACGGTGAATATAGTAGAGCGCGGCTATGTGCATTTGTATCAGCAGCATGTACAGCAGGCACATCTGGGAGCCGACTTTGATTTCCTGAATGGTTGTTCAGGCGGGGATGTGGTAAGGGATTCGCATTAA
- a CDS encoding response regulator transcription factor: MEPVAMKKDKVLLVEDDYFFSKTVKCFLERVDRFEVHLAADGQSAWELFKQEQFDICLLDVVMPKMDGFSLSVLIREVNQDVPIIFISSRYLESDRIMGFKQGGDDYLVKPFSFEELRLRMNIFLKRSKGQQFDISTTYKFRDYTLDMKWFTITQGEHIETIFPKEARLLQLLAENKNRLISREDILVTVWGAADFFSGRSLDVYISRLRKRFSKDKHVLIEAKRNKGYILQIVDGI; encoded by the coding sequence ATGGAGCCTGTTGCAATGAAAAAAGACAAAGTACTTTTAGTGGAGGATGACTATTTTTTTTCCAAAACAGTGAAATGTTTTTTGGAAAGAGTAGATAGATTTGAGGTACACCTGGCAGCAGATGGTCAAAGTGCCTGGGAGCTTTTCAAGCAGGAACAATTTGACATTTGCCTGCTGGACGTTGTGATGCCAAAGATGGATGGATTTTCCTTAAGTGTGTTAATCAGAGAGGTAAACCAGGATGTACCTATTATTTTTATCAGTTCCAGGTACCTGGAGTCCGACCGGATAATGGGGTTTAAGCAGGGAGGAGATGATTACCTGGTAAAGCCATTTAGTTTTGAGGAGTTGCGGCTGAGGATGAATATTTTTCTTAAACGTTCTAAAGGCCAACAGTTTGATATTTCCACCACTTATAAGTTCAGGGATTATACGCTGGATATGAAATGGTTTACGATCACGCAGGGAGAGCATATAGAAACCATATTCCCCAAAGAAGCCAGGTTATTGCAACTGCTGGCCGAAAACAAGAACAGGCTGATCAGCAGGGAGGACATCCTGGTAACAGTATGGGGTGCTGCTGATTTTTTTTCGGGACGTTCATTGGATGTGTATATATCCCGGCTTCGCAAGCGTTTTAGCAAAGACAAGCATGTGCTTATCGAAGCAAAACGTAATAAAGGATACATCTTGCAGATTGTGGATGGCATTTAA
- a CDS encoding exo-beta-N-acetylmuramidase NamZ family protein, with translation MKLRYVIMLTLFIALPFLVSGYTGDVTAVYKQPILTGADQTALYVPYLKGKKVGMLVNQTSIIGNKSIVDSLLALKVDIKLIFGPEHGFRSNASNGAKVVDEIDAATGIPIISLYGKKKKPTKKEMDAIDIMVFDIQDVGCRFYTNINTLCDVMEACAEFGKELVILDRPNPNGYVDGPILDMKLKSGIGKFPIPITHGMTIGEFAQMINGEGWIPGKLKCRIKIIPVKHYAHDMDYTLPVGPSPNLNTQQSVLLYPALCLFEGTIVSQGRGTYMPFTVLGSPDLKGIYSFSFTPVSIPGKSETPLHQNQVCYGLDLRNYDTAPTRKAGKVDIKLMMDMYKVYPFKEKFFDFKLSKQMLNIDILAGTTLFKEQIIAGKSEEEIRKSWEPGLSNYKKMRTKYLLYP, from the coding sequence ATGAAGTTACGATACGTGATTATGCTTACCTTGTTTATTGCCCTTCCGTTCCTGGTGTCGGGTTATACCGGCGATGTTACTGCTGTTTATAAACAACCTATTCTGACAGGTGCTGATCAAACAGCGCTGTATGTACCCTATTTAAAAGGTAAGAAAGTAGGGATGCTGGTTAATCAGACTTCCATTATCGGTAATAAATCAATTGTAGATAGTTTACTGGCATTAAAAGTAGATATCAAACTGATATTTGGCCCGGAGCATGGTTTCCGATCTAACGCGAGTAATGGGGCGAAGGTAGTAGATGAGATCGATGCCGCAACAGGTATTCCTATTATTTCTTTATATGGTAAAAAGAAGAAGCCTACTAAAAAAGAGATGGATGCCATTGATATCATGGTATTTGATATCCAAGATGTAGGCTGCCGTTTTTATACCAATATCAATACCCTCTGCGATGTAATGGAAGCCTGTGCAGAATTTGGCAAAGAGCTGGTAATACTGGACCGCCCTAACCCCAATGGCTATGTGGATGGGCCTATACTGGACATGAAGTTGAAATCAGGCATTGGGAAATTCCCGATTCCTATTACGCATGGTATGACCATCGGTGAGTTTGCACAAATGATCAATGGAGAAGGATGGATTCCGGGAAAACTGAAATGCAGGATTAAAATCATCCCGGTAAAGCATTATGCACATGATATGGATTATACGTTGCCGGTAGGACCTTCTCCTAATTTAAATACGCAGCAATCTGTATTACTCTATCCCGCTTTATGTTTATTTGAAGGCACGATTGTAAGTCAGGGCAGGGGAACTTATATGCCATTTACCGTATTGGGCAGCCCCGACCTGAAGGGTATTTACAGCTTCTCTTTTACGCCGGTGAGCATCCCAGGAAAATCTGAAACTCCCCTGCACCAGAACCAGGTATGTTATGGCCTGGATCTGAGAAATTACGATACGGCTCCCACCCGGAAAGCAGGGAAAGTAGACATTAAGCTGATGATGGATATGTATAAGGTTTACCCCTTTAAAGAGAAATTCTTTGATTTTAAGCTCAGCAAGCAGATGCTGAATATTGACATATTAGCAGGCACTACTTTGTTTAAAGAACAGATCATTGCCGGCAAAAGCGAGGAAGAAATCCGTAAAAGCTGGGAGCCAGGTTTGAGCAATTATAAGAAAATGAGAACGAAGTATTTGTTATATCCATAA